The genomic region TTCCTGGCCGTCGCATTCGAGAAGATGATCGGGGCGATGATCCCCGAGGCGATGCCGCTGATCACCGACCCGGCGGTCGCCGAGGAGGCCGATGCCTTCGTGCGGCAAGAGGGTCAGCACTCGATGGCTCATCGCCAACACGTGAAGGGGCTGATCAAAAGCCATCCGGCGCTGAAGGAAACGCTCGACGAGGTCATCGCGGCATTCGACGATCTGACGGCGAACACGTCGCTGGCCTACCGACTGGCATACACAGCCGACCTCGAGGCGACGTTCACACCGGTGTTCAAGCTGATGCTCGACAACGACGACACGCTGTTCGCCCCGGGCGACGATCGGGTGGCGTCACTGTTTCTGTGGCACTTCGTCGAGGAGGTCGAGCATAGAAGCTCCGCGCTCATCATCTACGACCACGTGGTGGCCGACCCGATCTATCGAGTCCGGGTTGCCCCGGCGATCTTCAAACACGTGATGGCCGTCGTGCGCATGGCCGCGGAGGGATTCAACAAGCACATCGCGGTGGAGGAACGCCGAGTCGACGCACTTTCGACGTTCGTCACCCACCGGTACAAACAAGAGATCCGTCGGCGGCTCCCGTTCGGCACCAAGACCGACAACGGGCCCGTGCAGAACGCCTTCGCGCATCTGCCTGCCGGCCAGCAGCTGCGGGCACTGGCAGGCATCGTGCGCAGCCAGATGCCGAACCACAAACCCGCACACGAAAAGCTGCCAGCGCTGGCCGGGGAGTGGTTCGATCGCTACGACGCCGGCTACGACGTGACGAACTGGTACACCGCCGCAGCGTTGAGGGATGCCGATGTCTGATCTGTGCGCGCCGACGTTCGAGCAACTCGCGAGAGCGCTCGGATTCTCCTGCGAGGAAGCCGGCGGCCTGGTCGAGTTTCGCAACCCGCTGGCCCTCGAGAACTGGACACTGCCAGTTCTCGAACTGACGGTCATCGTGGGAGCGGTCCTCACCCTGGTCTACGCCATCAGCCGATACCGACGCCACGGTGACGCGACCAATCTCGCGCTGTGGTTCGGCGCGATCGCCTACCTCCTGATCATCGAACCGCCGCTGTACTTCCCGGCGGCATTCGGCATCGACGAGCACGTCGACACGATGTTCGCCCACAACGTCTTCAGCGTCGACTTCCTCTGGGGGAGACTGCCTCTCTACATCATCGCGATCTATCCGATGATGGCGACCGTCGCCTTTGAGATCGTCAGGGTCCTCGGGGTGTTCCGGCGCTACGGGACGTTCATCGGGGCAGTGTGCGTGGGGTTCGTGCACCACGCCTTCTACGAGATCTTCGATCACTTGGGCCCCCAACTGCGTTGGTGGGAGTGGTCCGTCGACAACCCGATGAACCAACCGATGTTCGACGCCGTGCCACTGCCCAGCGTCGTCGTGTTCGCCGCGCTGTGGCCGATGTCGTTGGCCCTGTGCGTCCAGTTCTTTGTGGGCCGACACGTCGACCGCGGTGAGCGCTTCACCGGTGTGCAGGTGCTCTGGCGGACCGTCGTCGTGGGCGTGCTGGCCTCGCTCGGAACCGCGATCCTGCCGCTGCCAGCGACGCTCATCGGTGCGCTCACCAGCACCACACTGATGGGCATCGTCTATGCCGCCGAGCTCGTGGCGATCACCTGTGTAGCGGTTCCGGTGATGGTCAGCCAGTGGCGGCGGCTACGCAGTGCCGTCACAGCGGAGCGCCATACGAGCCCGCTCGTAATCCGTTACAGCGTTGCCTATCTCGCGGTCATGGCGGTTCTGTGGTTGGCCTCATTGCCGGCCTACTTCGGCGCGGTGGACGGCATCACCGCGAATGGTGATCCCATCGGGAGTCTCTGGTACGTCGCGGCGTGCTTCCTCGTAGCGGGCGCCTGTGCAGCGGCGGCTGCCACTGCGACACCTGGCACGTCCAGACCATCGGACTTGCCCGGCCAGTTCGTTGCATCAGGGGACGCCCCGTGACGTCTCACCCCTGACCTGCGCGCCACTTGTCCAGAAGCCGACGATCCCGTTTGGTGGGCCGACCCGCGCCCCGATCTCGGGCCGCCACCGGGACCGAGGAAGTCGGTGGCGGCGCGGGTGTTCGATCCAGGTAGCACGTCACGGCATCGGCCGCACCGACGCGCTTCTGAATCACCCGTACCACCTCGACGATCCGCGTCGTGTCGCCAACCCGAGCGCGTACCTGGTCACCGGGCACCACCATGGTCGCCGGCTTTGCCGGTCGATCGTTGACCCGCACATGCCCGCCGCGACACGCCTCGGCGGCGTCCGGCCGGGTCTTCGTCAGCCGGACCGCCCACAACCACCGATCCACACGGGACGATTCCATGACGTCCATGATGGACTGCGACGACTCCTCGGTGGAAGCGGAGTCAGGCGTACCCGAGCGCGGCATCCTCCGTCCTGATCCGAACCCTCAGCACCAGGGCATTCGCGATGCTGAACACGATGGCGGTCACCCACGCCGAGTGCACCAGGGGCAGTGCTGCCACCTCCGCCGCGACCGCGGTGTAGTTCGGGTGATGCGCCCATCGGTAGGGGCCGCTCCGTACCAGGGGAGCCCCCGGGACGACGATCACCCGCGGATTCCAGTGCCTGCCGAGGACCGACACGCACCACCATCGGACCGCGGTGCTGGCGGCCACCACCGCGACCATGGCCCAGCCGAGCACGGGAATGAACGGCCGGTGCAGGAACGCGACCTCGGCAACGCACGACAGGAGTAGCGCCACGTGCATGCCCACCATCACCGGGTAGTGCCCGCGCCCGAACTCCTTGCCGCCGTTGGCGAACGACCATGCGGCGTTGCGCTGCGCGAACCCCAGCTCGACCAGGCGTTCGGCGCCGATCAACGCAATGAACAGGTAGTACATCGTCGTTCCCCTACCAGCTCAGGAGGAGCAGTTCGAAGCTGAATCCGGGGCCCATCGCCAGCATCAGGCCGATCGACCCCGCAGGTGGAGGCTCGGCCAGGGTGCGATTGAGCACGTCAAGGACCGAGGCGGAGGAGATGTTGCCGTTGTCCCGCATCGACTCCCAGCTGTGCCGGAACTCCGCCGTGGACACGTCGAGCGCCTGTCCGACCGCCTCGAGAACCTTGGGACCCCCGGGGTGACAGATCCACGCCGACACGTCACGGGTGGTGAGGCCGTGAGCGGCGAGGAAGGCGACAACCTCCTCGCCGAGGTAGTCCAGCGCCATTCGCGGCACGTCACGCGACATCACCAGCCCGAATCCGCTGGCGGTGACGTTCCAACCCATCACGTCGACGGTGCCGGGGATGATCCTGCTACGTGTCGCGAGTACCCGTGGCTCGTCAATCATGCTCGGGCCATGAGGAACTCGATCCGCACCACTGGCTACAACTGCGGCGGCGCCGTCACCGAAGAGACACACCCCGATCAGTGCCGGTATCGAGGTGTCGCCGCGTTGCAACGTCAGCGAACACAGTTCCACCGACAGGAGAACCGCGACATGGTCGGGGAACCCGCGAAGGTAGTCGTGAACTCGCGCCAGCCCGGCAGCACCGGCGACGCAGCCCAACCCGAAGAGCGGTACGCGCTTGACGTCGGGCCGCAATCCCAGTCGCGAGAAGATCCGCGCGTCGATCGTCGGAACGGCAACACCCGTGCTCGACACCGTCACAATGACGTCGACGTCGGAAGGCTCGAGCTTGGCGGCGTCCAGCGCCGAGCGCACAGCCTGCTCACCGAGGTCGGTAGCCACCTCGAGGTAGGTGGAGTTCGCCTCGGTGAACCCGGTCATGGCGGGGTAGCGATCGAGAGTCATTGCGAGACTGCGATGCTCGACACCGCTGGTACGTGCGAAGCGCGCGAACCCCGGCTCGATGATCGACGTGAGCTCGCCGACCACCTCTTCTTGGGAGTAACGGTGCGGTGTCAGGGCCACCCCCGTCCCTGAGATGCGGGGAGCACCCGTGCGATGTTCGGGCATGGTGCGCGTGAATGGTGAATCTGTTGTATTGGTCATGCACATTGAACGGGATAAAACTCGCGTTTAGTTCAGTCATTTTGCAATTCGTGAGATAGCCCACCCGTTCATCTAGAATTCACGAATGCGCGCTATAAGCGCAGTTCACACGACCTTTTCTGAGAAATTCCTATATGCAGAGTGGAAATCTAACAGCGCTTTCCAAGAATGGGCGTAAATCTGGCGAATCATTGTCGATTGACTGCCAATTCGCTGAGTCAACGGTGCCACGCCGATCCCAGCAGCGATCGGGTCTGCGGAGTGAGTGGGGCAGCGAGCAACACCGGCGCCTGCGCCATGAACCGCGGGGTTCGGCCGCGATGCTCATCGGCGGCGTGGACCGTGAACGGGTGCACGACATACATGTCGCCGGGAACGCCGGTGGCCGGCATGACGTCGCGGCCGGCGCTGGCGGCGTCCACCAACGGCCCGCACTCGTGCGCGTCGATCAGATCATCGCCCAACACGGCGGCGACGTCTCGATGAGAGCCAACCCGGATCCGCGTCGGTGCGTCATCGGGGCCCACCTCGGACAGAATTGTCAGCAGCAACAGCGTCTGAGGGCGGCCGCTGACCGCCCATGTGCCATCTGACCGCGGGGTGTTGTTGTCGATGTGCCAACCGCGGTCGTCGTCCGTGGGCTTCACCGGGAACCGCACTGGGATGTTGCCCAGCGCGCCCCGCGGCTGCCACCCGCCGGGCCCGCACAGCACATCGAGGGCGTCCGCGAGCCTGCGACTCCGCGCCAGCACGCCGAAGGGGCCCGCACCGGTCAGGTCGGCCGCCCACACCACCGGCTTGGTCCACGATTCAGGATCGTCGGGAGACAAGCCAATCTGGGTCCACAGCAGGTCTCGCGCCGCGTCGGCGACCTCCCGGGGTGCCGCCTCGTCCAGCTTGAGGACACCGTTCTCCGCGAACCCCGCTGCATCGAGCATGTTGAGAGCGTTACGCATCAGGTACACGTCGCGCCAACCATTTTCGCAGCGCTACAGCGACCCATTCCAGCACTGCGTCGTGAGCGCGGCTGCCAAGATGGTGATGTGGCGACCGGCCGCCCCGACGTTCCGCAAGGCAGTCACGCTGGTTCTCAGCGGGATGCCTCAGTCGACGCGCTGATCGACCGCGCCGTGGCGGCGATCAACCGGGGCGATCGCAGCCATGCGGCGGCCTTGGCGGGGCAGGTGCTCGCGGCCGACAAGGGCAATACCGATGCCGAGGACTTGCTGGCCGCGCCAGGCGATGCCGGCGAGATCCGGCGGTTGACGTTGCTCTTCGCCGACTTGGTTGACTCGACGGCGCTTTCGACCCGGGTCGAGCCGGAGACGTACCACTCGGTGGTGGGGCGATATCGCGAACAGGTGCGTCGCATCGTCGCCCACTATGAGGGCCACATCGGCGGGACCGCCGGCGACGGCATTCTGGCCGTGTTCGGGCATCCGGTGGCCCACGGCGACGACGCGCGTCGGGCAGTGCTCACGGGCATGGACGTCGTCGCCGAGGTCGCCCGGATCAGCCGTCAGGCCCGGGACCGGTTCGGGATCGAGGTCAACGTTCGGGTCGGTGTGCACCGCGGGTTGGTCTATCTGGACACAGCCCAAGACGACGTCTACGGACTCGCCGCCAATCTCGTTGCACGCGTCTCCGGCCTGGCCGCACCGGGCCAGGTCATGGTGTCCTCGGCGATCGAGGCCCTGGTGCGCAATGACTTTGAGCTTGCCGATTGCGCTCCGGCACCGGTCAAGGGTGTCGAGGAGCTGATCACGCACTACCGGTTGATCGCGGAACGGGCCACCCCAGACCGTTCCGCCCGGAGTCCGCTGGTGGGACGCCGCCGTGAGCGCCGTCGTCTCCATGAGGCGTGGGCCCACGTGCAGTCCGGCACGTCAGCGGAACCGGGGCTGCTCTTCCGCGGTGAACCAGGCATCGGAAAGAGTCGGCTGGCCGAAGAAGCGGCAGATCTGGTCCGCGCCAGCGGTGGTGTGGTGCTTGAACTCGTCGGCTCGCCCTACCACGCCGAAGTGGGCTTACATCCAGTCCGGGTTCTGCTGGAGCGGCAATGCGGAATCGACAGGCACACAACCACCGAACAACGCCTGCTGCTGCTCGAGGCCGAGATCGCCGCGCGCGGGCTGGATCCCGTAACTGCGGTGCCCGCACTCGCGCCGGTGTTGGCGATCGCCCCCGAGCACGGCTACACACCCGTGGCCGCTGAGGGTCTCAGGCTCGGGGAGCTCATCGCGGCATCGGTCCGGTCATATCTACTCGCCCGCATCGGTGACACTCCGGCGCTGCTCGTCGCCGAGGATCTGCAGTGGTTCGATCAGTCCACGCTGGGCGTCGTCGGGTCGATGCTGGATTCCGGGCGGGGCAGACTGCTCGTCCTACTCACCGGCCGCGACGGTGACTGGTTGCCTGCACAGTGGCATGTCGAGACATTCGACCTCGCGCCGCTGTCCGATGAGCAGACGGACGAGTTGATAACCGCGATCGATCCGACGGTCAACGAGGAGGAGCGGGCGACGGTACGAAGCCGCTGCGACGGCATGCCCTTCTATATCGAGCAGGTCGTGGCCGGATTGCGCATGACGTCGTCGTCGGATCGTCGTGTGCCCGATGCCCTGTACGAGCCGCTCCTCGCACGGTTGCGCGCAGGCACACATGTCGTGCCGGTGGTCGAGGCCGCCGCGGTCATTGGCCGCCACATCGACAGATCCCTGCTGACAGCGGTGGTCGACCTCGACCAGACACAGGTCGACGAGGTGATCGGCCAGCTCATTGAAGCCCGTGTGCTCGAACCGACTGGCCGCGACACCTGGCGGTTTCGGCACGAGCTTCTGCGCGAGGTCGTCGACGAGCTGGCACCGCCCAGCGTGCGGCGCAGACTCCACGCCAGGGTTGCCGATGCGATGGTCCAGGGGGTGACCGCCGACCCGGACTGGTTACTGGTTGCCTCGCACTACCAGGAGGCCGCTCAGCACGCCGACGCGGCAGCGGCCTATCAACGAGCGACGGCCGCTGCCCGTCGGCGAGGGGCGCTGGCTGAGGCCCGCACCTACCTGACCCAGGCCCTCACACAGCTCGAGCACTGTCCGCCCGGCCCGGCTCGCGACCGCAGTGAGATCGCCCCTCGACTTGAGCGGGGGTACCTCACCGCCACCGCTGAGGGCGCCCAGAGCCCTGTCGCCGTCGCCGACTTCGAACGGTGCCTCCAGCTGGTGGGCACGGACCTGCGCGACGACGAACTGGTCGCGACGCTGTGCGCGGTGGGTGCCTACTACATGTGGCGCGCGGACCTGCCCCGGGCCAGCCAGCTCATGGAGCTGATGTGGGAGAGCACCGAACACGCCAGGCGGTGGTTCCGCCCGGCGATTGCCGGGTCGCTCGGTATCGTGGCGTGGCTACGCGGTGAGTTCGACACCGCACGAACGTATTTCGAGCAAGCCGCCACGGGCGTGACCGACGAGTACGAAAACCGACTTCAGGCCATCTGGACCGCCCCGCATGACCCGGTGGCCCTGGCGCATGAACACCTCGCCTGGGATCACCTGATCCGCGGTGAGCTGGACAGCGCCCAGGCGCGATTGGGCGAGGCCGTCGACCGCGCAGACCGGCTCGGCTATCCGCAACGGCCATACAACCACCTATATGCCATTGACATGAAGATCTGGGTGCACGCCGAGGCCGGGCAGTTCGACCGCGCTCGCGCACTGGTCGAGGAACTCGTCGAGAAGTCCGACCGCTTTGGACTGGACCACCTGTACTGGCAGCTGCTCGGCGCCACCGAGAAGGCGATGGTGGATGGGCGGGCATCACTTGCCGGACGCACTCCCAAACTCGCCACGATCGCTGCTCAGATCGACGCCCTGACACAGGTGATCGAGGTCTGGCAGGCGCTCGGCGCCAGTACGTATCGGCCGTTCTACTGGTGCACCCTTGGGCAGCTGTTGATTGCCGCCGGCCGGCTCGACGAAGCGCGCGTCCGTCTCAACACCGCTCTGCAGTTCACCGCGGACACCGGCATTTGCTTCTACAGCGCCGAGTTGCTGCGCGCTCTCGCCCACACTCATGGGGATTCGACCTCATGCGCGGAGGGTCTCGCCGCGGCCCGCGAACTCGCGCGCGCCCAGGGTGCCTGGCTGTTCGAGCTGCGCTCCGCTCTGGATGATGTCGAGCTACGCGGAGAACCGGCCCGCCACTATCTCGCCGAAGCCGTCGAGAAGATGCCGATGGGCTGTCCGCTGCCAGAACTGGCACGGGCGCGCGCCGCTCTCAAGAGGCGAGGTACGGGGGGATGAGTTTTGCGCCCCCGCGGTGTCTATATGGAGAGCACGGTGCCGGCCGGCACGACACGAATGTCTCAGGAGGAGTCCGCCATGGTCATCGTCGCAGGCCACGTCACCGTCGAGCCCCAGGAGCGCACGTCCTACCTCGCGGGCTGTGTGAACGTCGTCGAGCAGGCACGGGGGAGGGCCGGCTGCCTGGACTTCACCATCGCCGCTGACCTGATCGACCCTGGCCGCGTCAACATCTACGAGCGCTGGGAGTCGCGAGAGGCCGTCGAGGACTTCCGCGGCAGCGGCCCGAGCGATGACCAGAGTGCGGCGATGCTCTCGGCGTCGGTCGCCGAGTACGACGTCGCCGATGTGCGGTCCTTGATCGAGGACGGCCCCGCGCGATGAGTTTGGCCGACCCCAGTGGTCCAATCATCGTCTGTCCACAACCCAGGAGGAATCCGTAGTGCAACTGCTCAAGGTCCAGAACTTCACCGTGTCTCGGGACGGCTTCGGCGCGGGTGAGAACCAGAGCTTCGA from Mycolicibacterium sp. YH-1 harbors:
- a CDS encoding type III polyketide synthase; amino-acid sequence: MPEHRTGAPRISGTGVALTPHRYSQEEVVGELTSIIEPGFARFARTSGVEHRSLAMTLDRYPAMTGFTEANSTYLEVATDLGEQAVRSALDAAKLEPSDVDVIVTVSSTGVAVPTIDARIFSRLGLRPDVKRVPLFGLGCVAGAAGLARVHDYLRGFPDHVAVLLSVELCSLTLQRGDTSIPALIGVCLFGDGAAAVVASGADRVPHGPSMIDEPRVLATRSRIIPGTVDVMGWNVTASGFGLVMSRDVPRMALDYLGEEVVAFLAAHGLTTRDVSAWICHPGGPKVLEAVGQALDVSTAEFRHSWESMRDNGNISSASVLDVLNRTLAEPPPAGSIGLMLAMGPGFSFELLLLSW
- a CDS encoding putative quinol monooxygenase encodes the protein MVIVAGHVTVEPQERTSYLAGCVNVVEQARGRAGCLDFTIAADLIDPGRVNIYERWESREAVEDFRGSGPSDDQSAAMLSASVAEYDVADVRSLIEDGPAR
- a CDS encoding mitomycin antibiotics/polyketide fumonisin biosynthesis protein, encoding MLDAAGFAENGVLKLDEAAPREVADAARDLLWTQIGLSPDDPESWTKPVVWAADLTGAGPFGVLARSRRLADALDVLCGPGGWQPRGALGNIPVRFPVKPTDDDRGWHIDNNTPRSDGTWAVSGRPQTLLLLTILSEVGPDDAPTRIRVGSHRDVAAVLGDDLIDAHECGPLVDAASAGRDVMPATGVPGDMYVVHPFTVHAADEHRGRTPRFMAQAPVLLAAPLTPQTRSLLGSAWHR
- a CDS encoding RNA-binding S4 domain-containing protein, translating into MESSRVDRWLWAVRLTKTRPDAAEACRGGHVRVNDRPAKPATMVVPGDQVRARVGDTTRIVEVVRVIQKRVGAADAVTCYLDRTPAPPPTSSVPVAARDRGAGRPTKRDRRLLDKWRAGQG
- a CDS encoding metal-dependent hydrolase — encoded protein: MTDLQVRKMRFGFADYDVPFLWNEANPAFSCMANAVSFLAVAFEKMIGAMIPEAMPLITDPAVAEEADAFVRQEGQHSMAHRQHVKGLIKSHPALKETLDEVIAAFDDLTANTSLAYRLAYTADLEATFTPVFKLMLDNDDTLFAPGDDRVASLFLWHFVEEVEHRSSALIIYDHVVADPIYRVRVAPAIFKHVMAVVRMAAEGFNKHIAVEERRVDALSTFVTHRYKQEIRRRLPFGTKTDNGPVQNAFAHLPAGQQLRALAGIVRSQMPNHKPAHEKLPALAGEWFDRYDAGYDVTNWYTAAALRDADV
- a CDS encoding adenylate/guanylate cyclase domain-containing protein — its product is MATGRPDVPQGSHAGSQRDASVDALIDRAVAAINRGDRSHAAALAGQVLAADKGNTDAEDLLAAPGDAGEIRRLTLLFADLVDSTALSTRVEPETYHSVVGRYREQVRRIVAHYEGHIGGTAGDGILAVFGHPVAHGDDARRAVLTGMDVVAEVARISRQARDRFGIEVNVRVGVHRGLVYLDTAQDDVYGLAANLVARVSGLAAPGQVMVSSAIEALVRNDFELADCAPAPVKGVEELITHYRLIAERATPDRSARSPLVGRRRERRRLHEAWAHVQSGTSAEPGLLFRGEPGIGKSRLAEEAADLVRASGGVVLELVGSPYHAEVGLHPVRVLLERQCGIDRHTTTEQRLLLLEAEIAARGLDPVTAVPALAPVLAIAPEHGYTPVAAEGLRLGELIAASVRSYLLARIGDTPALLVAEDLQWFDQSTLGVVGSMLDSGRGRLLVLLTGRDGDWLPAQWHVETFDLAPLSDEQTDELITAIDPTVNEEERATVRSRCDGMPFYIEQVVAGLRMTSSSDRRVPDALYEPLLARLRAGTHVVPVVEAAAVIGRHIDRSLLTAVVDLDQTQVDEVIGQLIEARVLEPTGRDTWRFRHELLREVVDELAPPSVRRRLHARVADAMVQGVTADPDWLLVASHYQEAAQHADAAAAYQRATAAARRRGALAEARTYLTQALTQLEHCPPGPARDRSEIAPRLERGYLTATAEGAQSPVAVADFERCLQLVGTDLRDDELVATLCAVGAYYMWRADLPRASQLMELMWESTEHARRWFRPAIAGSLGIVAWLRGEFDTARTYFEQAATGVTDEYENRLQAIWTAPHDPVALAHEHLAWDHLIRGELDSAQARLGEAVDRADRLGYPQRPYNHLYAIDMKIWVHAEAGQFDRARALVEELVEKSDRFGLDHLYWQLLGATEKAMVDGRASLAGRTPKLATIAAQIDALTQVIEVWQALGASTYRPFYWCTLGQLLIAAGRLDEARVRLNTALQFTADTGICFYSAELLRALAHTHGDSTSCAEGLAAARELARAQGAWLFELRSALDDVELRGEPARHYLAEAVEKMPMGCPLPELARARAALKRRGTGG
- a CDS encoding isoprenylcysteine carboxyl methyltransferase family protein produces the protein MYYLFIALIGAERLVELGFAQRNAAWSFANGGKEFGRGHYPVMVGMHVALLLSCVAEVAFLHRPFIPVLGWAMVAVVAASTAVRWWCVSVLGRHWNPRVIVVPGAPLVRSGPYRWAHHPNYTAVAAEVAALPLVHSAWVTAIVFSIANALVLRVRIRTEDAALGYA